Genomic segment of Pasteurella multocida subsp. multocida OH4807:
CATATTACTACTGTACAAAATGTGTTCGGAAAAGCATTTAATGCAGGAACAGAATTTGCTCGTGATGGCAGTCAGTTTAATCAATTATTCTGTGATGGTGATGAATTTTCAATTGGTCATCTTCATGTAACTGTCATACACACACCAGGTCATACACCTGCCTGTGTCAGTTATTTAATTGGTGATGCCGTATTCGTGGGAGACACATTATTCATGCCAGACTATGGTACTGCACGTTGTGATTTTCCTGGCGGTGATGCAAATGTGTTATACCAGTCTGTCCAAAAATTGCTTACATTACCTGAACAAACACGTATGTTTTTGTGTCACGACTATTTACCACAAGGTCGAACAGAATATTGCTATGAAACTACGGTCAAAGCACAAAAAGAGCAAAATATTCATATTCATAATGGGATTAAACAAGCTCAATTTGTTAAAATGCGACAAGATCGTGATGCAACACTTTCGATGCCAAAATTGATCATTCCTTCAGTGCAAGTCAATATGCGAGCAGGCACACTACCACCAGCAGAAGATAATGGTCAAGTTTATCTCAAAGTTCCAATTAATTTATTCAAATCTTAACTTATATAGGAAAAATATATGACTATTCAAACAATTAGCGTCAATGAAGTATGCGAAAAACTTAAACAAGGTGCGGTATTAGTCGATATTCGCCAACCTGATGAATATTTAAGAGAAAATATTGAAGCGGCAGAGCTTCAACCATTATCACAACTAGAAAGCCAAGGATTAAAAGGAAATGCGGCTAGCGCGGATGTAGTAATTTTCCATTGCCGTTCTGGACGTCGTACACAGCAAGCAAGCAGTTTACTCTCTGCACTTACTTCAGGTAAACAAGCGTTTATTTTAGAAGGCGGAATTGATGGTTGGAAAGCGAATAACCAACCTACTCGTCTTAATCGTTCCCAACCTTTAGAAATGATGAGACAAGTGCAAATTGCTGCAGGAAGTTTAACATTACTTGGTGCAATTTTAGGTTGGCAAGTATCACCTGCATTTTATGGCTTATGCGCTTTTGTTGGTGCAGGTTTATTATTAGCAGGAACAACAGGATTCTGTGGAATGGCGCGTTTGTTAGCGGTTATGCCTTGGAATCGTCAATAAAAATATAAAAAGTAGAAGTCTTTCGACTTCTACTTTCTTCTTATCTAATTCTCTATGTTACGTTATCTGCCTATTACACATTGGCTTTCTCACTACAATATTACACTATTTAGACAAGATTTATTAGCTGCCATTGTGGTCACCCTGATGTTAGTACCACAATCGCTTTCTTATGCCCTTTTAGCAGGTGTTCCACCGTACATTGGTCTTTATTCCAGTATTGCACCGCTGCTTTTATATGCTTTATTTGGTAGTAGTCGTACACTTTCTGTTGGTCCTATTGCCATTACGTCGTTAATGACGGCTTCTATTGCCAGTACTTATGCAGCCCCTAATTCTGCGGATTATTTAACAACTGTAATTTTATTAGCACTATTATCAGGCATAATCTTAATTATCATGGGCAGTTTGCGTCTAGGGTTTTTAGCTAACTTCTTAAGTCATCCTGTCAATATTGGATTTACTACTGCATCCGCAATTATCATTATCTTTAGTCAAATTAAACATTTACTAGGCATCCAGGCACAAGGGGATAACTTACACGCTCTTATCGTTTCTTTATATGCAGATCTGCAGCATATTGATTGGATCACGTTTTGTCTAAGTTTGATTGGATTTGGCTTGCTTTACTCAATCAAGCATTTTTCACGTTATATATCAAACAACACGCTCTCACAAAGTCTAAAACGCTTTTCACCTGTCATCGTAATAGGACTACTTTCATTTTTCATATGGCACTGGCAGCTATTTTTTCAAAATGTCAAAATTGTTGGAGAAATCCCTTCTAAATTTGATGTTATTCACTGGGATAGCGTTTCTCTTGAAAAACTTAGCGCACTTTTACCTGGCGCATTCTTAATTAGTCTTGTTAGCTTCGCGAGCAGTATTTCAATTGGCAAATTATTAGCAACGAAAAAACAAGAACAAATTAAACCTAACCAAGAACTCTTTGGCTTAGGTATAGCAAATGTTGGCGTTGCATTAAGTGGCGGAATGCCCGTAACAGGCGGATTTTCACGTTCTGCAGTTAATGAAGAAGCTGGTGCTCAAACACAATTAGCGAGTATTTTTACTGCACTCGGCACATTAATGATTATCTTATGGCTCTCTGACTTCTTATACTATATGCCGCTGAGTATCCTATCTGTAACAATTATTATCGCGGTTATCCCAATGGTCGATTATTCAGCACTAAAACAAGCCTTTCGCTACGATAAGATAGAAGGATTTGTTATGCTTACAACCATTGTTTTAACTCTGGTGAAAGGAATGGAAATAGGACTTGCAACAGGCATGCTCATCTCTTTAGCAGGATATATTTATCGAACTATCCAACCTAAAATTAGTCAAATTAATCAAAATGACATATCATACAAGCAATATGATTGTTGTGAAGAAAACAGTGTTATTCTAAAAATCGAAGGTAATTTATATTTTTCTAACGCTGATTATATAGAAAATAAAATTAATGCCATTTTAAATAAAGATAAAAAAATAGTTTGCTTTATTTTAGACTTATCACAAGTCAATTATCTTGATCTATCTTGTTTAAAAAGCTTAATTTCAATTAACAATCAAATGAATAAACTAAATAAAAAACTCTATTTAATTAATCTAAATAGTCAGATTTATACTCGCTTTAAGAAAATCGAATATACTTATTTAATTAAGAAAAAGAATACGGAAGATAAAAACCATACTGGAGTATAGGAAAAATAATGGAAGAAATATTCTCGAAATGTGATCAAGCTACCTCTTTCTTAAAATCATTCTCTAACCCTAATAGGTTAATGATTTTATGTTGCATTCTAGATCAAAAACGCAACGTCACTGATATTACTAAACTTACAGGATTACCACAAGCTTCTGTATCCAATCAACTTTCTGTATTGAGAGAAAATAATTTAATTGATTGTGAAAAACGCCATAGAGAAAGATTATATTATATTGCTGATCCTAAAGTGCTCGAAATGATGCATCTTTTACATAAATTTTTCTGTGAAAAGAACAGCTAATATAATAAATTTCTTAAAAAGCACTATCTTTACTAAAATAGTGCTTTTTTTATCAAAAAATTATTAAGCCCCAATAATACGATAAAGAGCGGTATCTTTTCTATCCAAATAATGAACAGATTGAATACGACGAATAGTACGTGAACGACCACGAATTAATAACGTTTCCGTTGTAGCTAAATTACCTTTGCGATGAATTCCTTTCAATAAATCACCATTTGTGATGCCTGTCGCGGAAAAAACTAAGTTATCATCACGAACCAAATCATCTAATTTTAATACCTGATTAACTTCAATCCCCATTGCCTGACAACGATGAATTTCATCTGCAGCAATCGCTTGATTTTCAGGTGTGTTACCTTTTACCTGATGACGAGGTAATAAACGCGCTTGCATTTCACCACCTAAAGCACGTACTGCAGCCGCAGCTATCACACCTTCTGGCGCACCACCAATGCCATAGAGCATATCAACCCCTCCATCAGGCAAACAACACAAAATAGAAGCAGCTACATCACCATCTGGAATAGCGAGAACTTTTACGCCTAATTGTTGCATCTTTTTAATCGTTTCATGATGACGAGGTTTATCCAAAGTAATAACGGTTAATTGAGAAAGAAGTTTTCCCATTTTAGAGGCGACACGACGAAGATTTTGTTCCAGTGGAAGATTCAAATCAATCATACCTTTTACATCAGGTCCAACAACTAATTTTTCCATATACATATCAGGTGCTTTTAAAAATGTATCTTTTCCACCAGCCGCAAGAACAGATAAAGCATTTGCTTGCCCCATTGCCGTCATTCGAGTGCCTTCAATGGGATCAACAGCGATTGATACTTCCTCACCTTTACCCTTTCCAACTTTTTCACCAATATAAAGCATTGGTGCCTGATCAATTTCACCTTCACCAATAACCACTTCACCAGCCATATCTACCTGATTTAACATGAGTCTCATAGCTTGTACTGCTGCATTGTCTGCAGCATCTTTATCACCTCGTCCCAACCATGCGAAACCAGCCAGTGCCGCTGCTTCTGTTACTCTTGAAAATTCAATCGCTAATGCTCTATTCATCTGATGATTCCTTAATATTAAATTAATGCAATTTAAGTTGTATTTTAGCATTTAGCAATCGATTGCGTAATTAAAAATTAAAAAATGATAACAATTTTTTCGAATGAGATTAGAAATTATGTTAATGTGACAAGGAAATGTTATTCGCTGTTTAACAATCAGGTTAACTGGAGTAAAATAAACAAACTTATTACATATTAGAGGAAGCCTTTATGTCTTTAGAAATTTTAGATCAATTAGAAGAAAAAATTAAACAAGCGGTTGAAACTATTCAATTGCTTCAATTAGAAATTGATGAATTAAAAGAAAAAAATACACAATCACAGCAAGCTTATGACGCATTACGCAATGAAAATGAGCACCTCAAAAGTGAACACCAAAACTGGCAAGAACGTTTACGCTCATTGTTAGGTAAAATTGACAACGTATAATTGATTTTTGCATTAAGGCTTAGTTTTTCTAAGCCTTATTTTTAGGAGGAATTAGTGAAACCAAAAATTTGTATCATTACAGGAAGCACGCTAGGTGGTGCAGAATATGTAGCAGAGCATATTGCTGATGTGCTTGAGCAACAAGACTACGCAGTCCGCTTAGAACACGGTCCAAGTTTTGAAGAGGTTATCAATGAAAAATGCTGGTTAGTGGTCACTTCAACTCACGGTGCAGGCGAATTACCTGATAATATTAAGCCGTTATTTGAAAAATTGGCTTTCAATTCGAAACCTTTAGCAGATTTACGTTTTGCGGTGATCGGGTTAGGAAATTCTGATTATGACACTTTCTGTTATGCGGTAAATCAAGTTGAACAATTACTTACAGGTAAAGATGCTTTTCAAGTTTGCGATTCTTTAAGAATGGATATGTTACACGTTACCGATCCTGAACAAACCGCAGAAGAATGGTTACCTCAATTCACCAATCAATTATAGTTTTTTCCTCTCTAAAAATGATATGCTGGCATTTCTGCATATCATTTTTTATTCTCTTTTTGTTTGTCATTTAAGCATTCAATCAATGTTCTCTCTGTGGATAAGTTAGTTGAAAACTGTATAAAAGCTGTTTTTATGCTATAAATAAAATATATTTATTTTTACTCTGTGGATAACTTTGCTTTTTTTACACAAGTTTTTTAATCTCAAAAAGAGAGATCTTAACAGGATAAAATCAGATCTAACTTATTCATTTTAAATAGGAAAAAGATCTTAATCACAGATCGTAACGATCTTAATAATAACAATAATAAGCTCTCTCTATATAAAAAGATCTTATCTCTATTAACAAACGATCCTTTTTCATATCGCAACCCATTCTCGATCACAAAATGTTTCTTTCAAGGATCAGCAAATTTCAGTAGAATAGCCAACCAGCAAAATGAAGGATCAAAAGATCGAAGAATACGAGATAAATTACTAAAGGTTATTATGTTTTATACTGAAAATTATGATGTGATAGTGATTGGTGGAGGCCACGCAGGAACAGAAGCAGCACTCGCACCAGCACGTATGGGGTTAAAAACTCTCCTTCTTACCCATAATATAGATACATTAGGTCAAATGTCTTGTAATCCTGCCATTGGTGGAATTGGAAAAGGTCATTTAGTCAGAGAAATTGATGCAATGGGCGGTTTAATAGCGACTGCCGCAGACCAAGCAGGGATCCAATTTCGTACATTAAACAGCAGTAAAGGCCCTGCAGTGCGTGCGACACGTGCTCAAGCTGACCGTGTTTTATACCGCCAAGCAGTACGCATTGCTTTAGAAAATCAAGAAAACTTAGATATTTTTCAACAAGAAGTCACAGATATTATTTTAGAAGGGGATCGTGTTTCGGGTGTAGAAACCAAAATGGGTCTGAAATTCCGTGCAAAAGCCGTGATCTTAACAGCGGGTACGTTCTTATCAGGTAAGATCCACATAGGTTTGGAAAACTACACTGGTGGTCGCGCGGGTGATCCAGCATCTGTAATGCTTGCCGATCGTTTACGTAATCTCAATTTACGCGTGGATCGCTTAAAAACAGGTACACCACCACGTATTGATGCAAGAACCATCGATTTTTCTATTTTGGCAAAACAACATGGCGACGAAAAATTACCTGTATTTTCCTTTATGGGATCAGTAGATCAACATCCTCGCCAAATCCCTTGTTTTATTACTCATACTAACGAACAAACCCACGAAGTGATCCGTAATAACTTGGATCGCAGTCCAATGTATGCTGGGATTATTGAAGGTATCGGCCCACGCTATTGCCCATCGATCGAAGATAAGGTGATGCGTTTCTCTGAGCGTAATTCACACCAAATTTATCTTGAACCTGAAGGTTTAACCAGTAATGAGATCTATCCAAACGGGATCTCAACCAGCTTACCTTTTGATGTGCAAATGAAGATCGTGAACTCAATGAAAGGGATGGAAAAAGCGCGCATTATTAAACCGGGTTATGCCATTGAATATGATTATTTTGATCCGCGCGATCTCAAACCAACTTTAGAAACCAAATCTATCTCGGGTTTATTCTTCGCAGGTCAAATTAACGGTACAACTGGTTATGAAGAAGCCGCTGCACAAGGCTTGTTAGCGGGGATTAACGCGGGTTTATTTGTACAAGAAAAAGAATCTTGGTTCCCACGTCGTGATCAGGCTTATGTGGGGGTATTAGTTGATGATCTTTGTACTTTAGGTACAAAAGAGCCTTACCGCGTATTCACTTCGCGTGCTGAATATCGTTTATTATTGCGTGAAGACAATGCGGATAGCCGTTTAACACCAATCGCACAGGAATTAGGTCTAATCAGCGAAGAGCGTTGGGCGAGATTTAATCAAAAAATGGAAAATATCGAATTAGAGCGTCAACGTTTACGTCAAATTTGGTTGCACCCACGTTCAGAGCATTTGGAAGAAGCTAACCAAGTGTTAAGTAGCCCATTAGTGCGTGAAGCCAACGGTGAAGACTTATTACGTCGTCCAGAAATAAATTATCAAATTTTGACCGCACTTACGCCATTCCAACCGGCAATAGAAGATAAAGAAGCGGTGGAACAAGTAGAAATTGCGATTAAATACCAAGGTTATATTGAACATCAACAAGAAGAAATTGAGCGTCAAAAACGTCACGAAAATACCGCAATTCCAGCGAATTTTGATTATTCTGCCGTTTCTGGTTTATCTAATGAAGTGCGTGCGAAATTAGAGCAACACCGCCCTGTTTCCATTGGACAGGCTTCACGTATTTCAGGTATTACCCCTGCTGCGATTTCAATTTTATTAGTGAATTTGAAAAAGCAAGGTATGTTAAAGCGTGGTGAATAATGATTAACCTCGAACAGCAATTAAGTCAAAAATTAGAAACTTTATTAAAACAGACCGCACTTTCGATAACCGATCAACAGAAAGTGCAGTTAGTGAAATTAGTGCTACTCCTTCACAAGTGGAATAAAGCTTATAACTTGACATCAGTGCGTGAGCCAATGGAAATGTTAGTCAAACATATTTTGGATAGCGTTGTGGTGAGCCCTTATTTAGAGGGGGAACGTTTTATTGATGTTGGGACAGGCCCAGGGCTTCCAGGGTTACCTTTAGCCATTATTAACCCTGATAAACAATTTATCTTGTTAGATAGTTTAGGGAAACGCATTAGCTTTATTCGCAATGCTATTCGTGAGCTCGATCTAAATAATGTTGAGCCAGTATTAAGCCGTATTGAAGAATATCAACCTGAACAATTATTTGATGGTGTATTAAGTCGAGCATTTGCTTCATTAAAAGATATGACTGATTGGTGTCAGCATTTACCTAACGAAAATGGTTGTTTTTATGCCTTAAAAGGTATCTACCATCAGGAAGAAGTCCAAGAATTACAGGAAAAATTTGCATTACAGAAGGTAATTAAGTTAGCCGTGCCTGACCTGATTGGTGAGCGTCATTTGGTGATTGTTAAATAAACTTTAATGAGATGTTTAAAAAATCTGATTTTGTGATCTTATTCACATATTTTAATTTTTAATAAAATTAAAACTATCGTATAATCACGCGTAATTTTTTTTAATTTACGCTAGTTAGTGACAACAGTCGTTTATCAATAATGTCTCGAGTGATACAACAAGCTAAGAAAAAGTATAAAATGGTACTTAGCATTGAGTTCATTATTCTACTTGCTAGCTTATTTTTATTAACATTTTGGCAATGGAAGATCGCATTATCCTTTAGTTTAGGTATAGTAGCGATTTTTTTACCTTATTGTTTATTTGTGTGGGTTGTCTTTTTTACTAAAAATCAACAACTTTCTAATAAAATAACCTCATTTTATCGTGGTGAAGCAATAAAGTTCGTTAGTACAATTGTGTTGATTGTTTTAGCATTTAGACTTTATGCCGACATGCACATAATGGCGTTTTTTACAGGTTATTTTATAGCAATTATTTTGAACAATATTCTTCCATTTTTGGTGAGTAAGTATTTAAAACATATAAATTTTTCATAAATATCAAAAAGGATTAACTATGGCAGCAGAGCTTACAACAGCTGGATATATTGGACACCATCTTGAATTTCTTAAAACAGGGGATTCTTTTTGGCATGTTCATTTAGATACGCTTTTCTTCTCACTTGTTGCAGGAGCTATCTTTCTTTTTATCTTTTCTCGTGTAGCCAAAAAAGCAACAACAGGTGTTCCAAGTAAATTGCAATGTTTAGTTGAAATTCTTGTTGGTTGGGTTGATGGCGTTGTAAAAGAAAATTTTCATGGACCAAGACACTTTGTTGCACCTTTAGCATTAACAGTGTTTTGTTGGGTGTTTATTATGAATGCTATTGACTTGATTCCAGTAGATTTTCTACCTCAAGTTGCAAATTTATTTGGTATTCATTATCTAAGAGCGGTACCAACAGCAGATATTAGTGCAACACTTGGGATGTCAATTTGTGTATTTTTCCTAATTTTGTTCTATACCATCAAATCAAAAGGTGTGACAGGTTTTGTGAAAGAATATACACTCCATCCTTTTAATCACTGGGCATTCATCCCTGTGAACCTTGTACTCGAATTAGTGACATTATTAGCAAAACCAATTTCTCTTGCTTTCCGTTTATTCGGTAATATGTATGCAGGTGAACTTATCTTCATTTTAATTGCTGTAATGTATTCTGCGAATATGGCTATTGCCGCGTTAGGTATTCCATTACATTTAGCGTGGGCGATTTTCCATATTCTTGTTATTACGCTACAAGCCTTCATCTTTATGATGTTGACTATTGTGTATTTAAGTATCGCTTATAACAAAGCTGATCACTAATTAATGATGATAGTGAATGAAAATTCACTGTGATTTATTGTTTTTTACTAACCAGCCTTTTGGCTAATTTCTTTAAAATCTAACTGGAGAAACTTATGGAAACTGTAATTACAGCAACAATTATCGGTGCATCAATCTTATTAGCGTTTGCTGCATTAGGTACAGCGATTGGCTTTGCGATTTTAGGTGGTAAATTCTTAGAATCATCTGCACGTCAACCTGAGTTAGCAAGCAGCTTACAAACTAAAATGTTTATCGTTGCTGGTCTTCTTGATGCTATCGCGATGATCGCTGTAGGTATTTCATTATTATTCATCTTCGCAAACCCATTCATCGGCTTATTACAATAATTGTCGGCTTGTCAGAGACTGCAATTAATTACTCTTTTGAGTAATCTAAACGACAATTATTAAGGAGGGGGTTGTGAATTTAAATGCAACACTAATTGGTCAACTTATAGCATTCGCAATTTTCGTTGCGTTTTGTATGAAATTTGTTTGGCCACCAATTATTAAAGCAATTGAAGAACGCCAACGTTCAATTGCCAATGCACTTGCATCAGCTGAAGCTGCTAGAAAAGAACAAGCTGATACTAAAGCATTAGTGGAACAAGAAATCACTGATGCTAAAGTACAAGCGCAACAAATTATTGATTTGGCAAATAAACGCCGTAATGAAATTCTAGAAGAAGTAAAAGCGGAAGCAGAAGCAACAAGAAGCAGAATTATTGAACAAGGTTACGCAGAGGTTGAAGCTGAGCGTAAACGTGTTCAAGAAGAGTTACGTGTTAAAGTTGCATCAATTGCTATAGCTGGTGCTGAGAAAATTGTGGGTCGTACTGTTGATGAAGCGGCAAACAATGACATCATTGATAAATTAGTTGCAGAACTATAATAAGGTTGGGCTTATGTCAGAATTAACTACAATAGCTCGCCCTTATGCTAAAGCAGCATTTGATTTTGCTATCGAACAAAGTACGGTAGAAAAATGGACAGAAATGCTACAATTTACATCAGAAGTTATTAAAGATGATGTAATGAAAACATTTTTAACAAGTTCACTTTCTGCTAACAAACTTGCCGATACAGTAATTTCAATTTGTGGCGACCAACTTGATCAATATGGGCAAAATCTTATTCGGTTAATGGCTGAAAATAAGCGTTTAACTGTACTTCCTGCAGTTTATCAAGAGTTTCAACATTATGTTGAAGAGCATCAAAAAACAGCAGAGGTTCAAGTCATATCAGCTCAACCATTAAATGCAACGCAAGAGCAAAAAATTGCAGCAGCAATGGAGAAAAGATTAGCTCGTAAAGTTAAATTAAATTGTAGCTTAGATAGTTCACTGATCGCAGGGGTTATTATCCGTACAGATGATTTTGTTATCGATGGAAGTAGTCGCGGACAACTGACTCGCCTAGCAAATGAGCTGCAATTATAAGAGGAATAAAAGATGCAACTAAATTCTACAGAAATTAGTGAATTGATTAAAAAACGCATTGCCCAATTTGATGTAGTGAGTGAAGCACGTAATACTGGGACAATCGTTTCTGTGAGTGACGGTATTATCCGTATTCATGGATTAAGTGAAGTAATGCAAGGTGAAATGATTGCATTACCTGGTAACCGTTATGCTATGGCACTTAACTTAGAAAGAGACTCTGTGGGTGCGGTAGTAATGGGCCCTTATGCAGATCTTGCAGAAGGTATGGAAGTTCAATGTACAGGTCGTATCCTTGAAGTACCCGTTGGTCGTGGTTTATTAGGTCGTGTAGTTAATACATTAGGTGAACCAATCGATGGTAAAGGTGAAATCGTAAATGATGGTTTCTCACCAGTTGAAGTCATTGCGCCAGGTGTTATCGATCGTAAATCGGTAGATCAACCAGTTCAAACTGGTTATAAAGCCGTTGACTCAATGGTGCCAATCGGTCGTGGTCAACGTGAGTTGATTATCGGTGACCGTCAAACAGGTAAAACCGCATTAGCAATCGATGCGATCATCAACCAACGTGATTCAGGTATCAAATGTATCTATGTTGCGATCGGTCAAAAAGCATCAACAATTGCGAACGTAGTGCGTAAGTTAGAAGAACACGGTGCACTACAAAACACGATCGTTGTTGTTGCTTCGGCATCTGAATCAGCTGCATTACAATATCTTGCGCCATATTCTGGTTGTGCAATGGGTGAATATTTCCGTGATCGCGGTGAAGATGCGTTAATCGTTTATGATGATTTATCAAAACAAGCAGTAGCATACCGTCAAATTTCATTATTATTACGTCGTCCACCAGGTCGTGAAGCATTCCCTGGGGATGTATTCTACCTACACTCTCGTTTACTTGAGCGTGCATCACGTGTAAATGAAGATTATGTTGAGCGTTTTACTAACGGTGAAGTGAAAGGAAAAACAGGTTCTTTAACCGCACTTCCGATCATTGAAACCCAAGCAGGTGACGTTTCTGCATTCGTTCCAACAAACGTAATTTCGATTACCGATGGTCAGATTTTCTTAGAATCTAACCTATTTAACTCAGGTATTCGCCCTGCGGTAAACCCAGGTATTTCGGTATCTCGTGTTGGTGGTTCTGCACAAACTAAAGTGGTTAAAAAATTAGCAGGTGGTATTCGTACAGCACTTGCTCAATATCGTGAATTAGCAGCATTTGCTCAATTTGCTTCAGACCTTGATGATGCAACTCGTAAACAATTATCTCATGGTCAAAAAGTAACTGAATTATTGAAACAAAAACAATATTCTCCATTATCAGTAGCACAGCAAGCGTTAGTGTTATTTGCAGTGGAATTTGGTTATTTAGATGAAGTGGAGTTAGATCGTATTGGTTCGTTTGAATCAGCACTTTTAGAGTATGCTAACCATAACCATGCTGACTTTATGCGTGAGCTAACCCAATCTGGCAACTACAATGATGAAATCAAAGATTCATTGAAGGGCATTTTGGATAGCTTCAAAGCAAACAGTGCGTGGTAAGTTAACACTTTAAATGGAGAGACAAAATGGCAGGTGCTAAAGAGATAAGAACCAAAATCGCGAGTGTAAAAAGTACACAAAAAATTACTAAAGCGATGGAAATGGTTGCTGCCTCCAAAATGCGTAAAACGCAAGAACGTATGTCTTCTTCACGCCCTTATTCAGAAACAATACGTAATGTGATTAGCCACGTTTCAAAAGCAACGATCGGTTATAAACATCCATTTTTAGTGGATCGAGATATTAAAAATGTGGGCATCATTGTGGTGTCTACAGACCGAGGTCTTTGTGGTGGCTTAAACGTGAACTTGTTTAAAACTGTATTAAATGAAATGAAAGACTGGAAAGAAAAACAAGTTTCTGTTCAGTTAAGTTTAATCGGTTCTAAATCTATCAACTTTTTCCAATCTATGGGTATCAAAATCCTTACCCAAGATTCAGGTATTGGTGATACACCTTCTATTGAGCAATTGATTGGGTCAGTAAACTCAATGATTGATGCTTATAAGAAAGGTGAAGTTGATGTGGTGTATTTGGTGTATAACAAATTCATTAACACAATGTCACAAAAGCCTGTGTTGGAAAAATTAATTCCATTACCAGAATTAGATAATGATGAATTAGGCGAAAGAAAACAAGTGTGGGATTATATTTACGAACCTGATGCAAAAGTCTTATTAGATAATTTACTCATTCGTTATTTAGAATCTCAAGTTTATCAAGCGGCAGTTGAAAATCTTGCTTCTGAACAAGCGGCTCGAATGGTTGCAATGAAAGCGGCAACTGACAATGCGGGCAACTTAATTAACGACTTACAGTTAGTGTATAACAAAGCTCGTCAAGCAAGTATTACAAATGAATTAAATGAAATTGTTGCGGGTGCAGCAGCAATTTAACAAATAGAGGATCGGTAATGGCAACTGGAAAAATTGTACAAATCATCGGTGCGGTTATTGACGTTGAATTCCCACAAGATGCAGTACCAAAAGTATATGATGCCTTAAATGTTGAAACCGGCTTAGTGCTTGAAGTTCAACAACAATTAGGTGGTGGTGTAGTTCGCTGTATCGCAATGGGTTCATCTGATGGATTAAAACGCGGTTTAAGTGTAACTAACACAAACAACCCGATTTCTGTACCAGTAGGTACAAAAACATTGGGTCGTATTATGAACGTATTGGGTGAACCAATCGACGAACAAGGTCCAATCGGTGCAGAAGAAAATTGGTCAATCCACCGTGCGCCACCAAGCTATGAAGAACAATCTA
This window contains:
- a CDS encoding beta-lactamase hydrolase-like protein (COG0491 Zn-dependent hydrolases, including glyoxylases), giving the protein MKNVIAPEVNAFFDKATNTYSYVVSDPKSQACAVIDSVLDLDYSAGYISTESADNIIDYVTQHKLKVEWILETHVHADHLSAAPYLQEKLGGKTGIGQHITTVQNVFGKAFNAGTEFARDGSQFNQLFCDGDEFSIGHLHVTVIHTPGHTPACVSYLIGDAVFVGDTLFMPDYGTARCDFPGGDANVLYQSVQKLLTLPEQTRMFLCHDYLPQGRTEYCYETTVKAQKEQNIHIHNGIKQAQFVKMRQDRDATLSMPKLIIPSVQVNMRAGTLPPAEDNGQVYLKVPINLFKS
- a CDS encoding inner membrane protein YgaP (COG0607 Rhodanese-related sulfurtransferase), whose translation is MTIQTISVNEVCEKLKQGAVLVDIRQPDEYLRENIEAAELQPLSQLESQGLKGNAASADVVIFHCRSGRRTQQASSLLSALTSGKQAFILEGGIDGWKANNQPTRLNRSQPLEMMRQVQIAAGSLTLLGAILGWQVSPAFYGLCAFVGAGLLLAGTTGFCGMARLLAVMPWNRQ
- a CDS encoding sulfate transporter (COG0659 Sulfate permease and related transporters (MFS superfamily)), whose amino-acid sequence is MLRYLPITHWLSHYNITLFRQDLLAAIVVTLMLVPQSLSYALLAGVPPYIGLYSSIAPLLLYALFGSSRTLSVGPIAITSLMTASIASTYAAPNSADYLTTVILLALLSGIILIIMGSLRLGFLANFLSHPVNIGFTTASAIIIIFSQIKHLLGIQAQGDNLHALIVSLYADLQHIDWITFCLSLIGFGLLYSIKHFSRYISNNTLSQSLKRFSPVIVIGLLSFFIWHWQLFFQNVKIVGEIPSKFDVIHWDSVSLEKLSALLPGAFLISLVSFASSISIGKLLATKKQEQIKPNQELFGLGIANVGVALSGGMPVTGGFSRSAVNEEAGAQTQLASIFTALGTLMIILWLSDFLYYMPLSILSVTIIIAVIPMVDYSALKQAFRYDKIEGFVMLTTIVLTLVKGMEIGLATGMLISLAGYIYRTIQPKISQINQNDISYKQYDCCEENSVILKIEGNLYFSNADYIENKINAILNKDKKIVCFILDLSQVNYLDLSCLKSLISINNQMNKLNKKLYLINLNSQIYTRFKKIEYTYLIKKKNTEDKNHTGV
- a CDS encoding ArsR family transcriptional regulator (COG0640 Predicted transcriptional regulators), with protein sequence MEEIFSKCDQATSFLKSFSNPNRLMILCCILDQKRNVTDITKLTGLPQASVSNQLSVLRENNLIDCEKRHRERLYYIADPKVLEMMHLLHKFFCEKNS
- the glpX gene encoding fructose 1,6-bisphosphatase II (COG1494 Fructose-1,6-bisphosphatase/sedoheptulose 1,7-bisphosphatase and related proteins), translating into MNRALAIEFSRVTEAAALAGFAWLGRGDKDAADNAAVQAMRLMLNQVDMAGEVVIGEGEIDQAPMLYIGEKVGKGKGEEVSIAVDPIEGTRMTAMGQANALSVLAAGGKDTFLKAPDMYMEKLVVGPDVKGMIDLNLPLEQNLRRVASKMGKLLSQLTVITLDKPRHHETIKKMQQLGVKVLAIPDGDVAASILCCLPDGGVDMLYGIGGAPEGVIAAAAVRALGGEMQARLLPRHQVKGNTPENQAIAADEIHRCQAMGIEVNQVLKLDDLVRDDNLVFSATGITNGDLLKGIHRKGNLATTETLLIRGRSRTIRRIQSVHYLDRKDTALYRIIGA
- a CDS encoding hypothetical protein (COG3074 Uncharacterized protein conserved in bacteria); the protein is MSLEILDQLEEKIKQAVETIQLLQLEIDELKEKNTQSQQAYDALRNENEHLKSEHQNWQERLRSLLGKIDNV